One genomic region from Macaca mulatta isolate MMU2019108-1 chromosome 20, T2T-MMU8v2.0, whole genome shotgun sequence encodes:
- the GPRC5B gene encoding G-protein coupled receptor family C group 5 member B isoform X5, with the protein MFVASERKMRAHQVLTFLLLFVITSVASENASTSRGCGLDLLPQYVSLCDLDAIWGIVVEAVAGAGALITLLLMLILLVRLPFIKEKEKKSPVGLHFLFLLGTLGLFGLTFAFIIQEDETICSVRRFLWGVLFALCFSCLLSQAWRVRRLVRHGTGPAGWQLVGLALCLMLVQVIIAVEWLVLTVLRDTRPACAYEPMDFVMALIYDMVLLVVTLGLALFTLCGKFKRWKLNGAFLLITAFLSVLIWVAWMTMYLFGNVKLQQGDAWNDPTLAITLAASGWVFVIFHAIPEIHCTLLPALQENTPNYFDTSQPRMRETAFEEDVQLPRAYMENKAFSMDEHNAGKVGTARLGQSISKDALLPLHLGDRVRLCLKKKKKKNTDSLPGSQC; encoded by the exons ATGTTCGTGGCATCAGAGAGAAAGATGAGAGCTCACCAGGTGCTCAccttcctcctgctctttgtGATCACCTCGGTGGCCTCTGAAAACGCCAGCACGTCCCGAGGGTGCGGGCTGGACCTCCTCCCTCAGTACGTGTCCCTGTGCGACCTGGACGCCATCTGGGGCATCGTGGTGGAGGCGGTGGCCGGGGCGGGCGCCCTGATCACACTGCTCCTGATGCTCATCCTCCTGGTGCGGCTGCCCTTCatcaaggagaaggagaagaagagccCCGTGGGCCTccactttctcttcctcctggggaccctgggcctcTTCGGGCTGACATTCGCCTTCATCATCCAGGAGGACGAGACCATCTGCTCCGTCCGCCGCTTCCTCTGGGGCGTCCTCTTTGCGCTCTGCTTCTCCTGCCTGCTGAGCCAGGCGTGGCGCGTGCGGAGGCTGGTGCGGCACGGCACGGGCCCCGCGGGCTGGCAGCTGGTGGGCCTGGCGCTGTGCCTGATGCTGGTACAAGTCATCATCGCTGTGGAGTGGCTGGTGCTCACCGTGCTGCGCGACACGAGGCCGGCCTGCGCCTATGAGCCCATGGACTTTGTGATGGCCCTCATCTACGACATGGTACTGCTGGTGGTCACCCTGGGGCTGGCCCTCTTCACTCTGTGCGGCAAGTTCAAGAGGTGGAAGCTGAATGGGGCCTTCCTCCTCATCACAGCCTTCCTCTCTGTGCTCATCTGGGTGGCCTGGATGACCATGTACCTCTTCGGCAATGTCAAGCTGCAGCAGGGAGATGCCTGGAACGACCCCACCTTGGCCATCACGCTGGCGGCCAGCGGCTGGGTCTTCGTCATCTTCCACGCCATCCCTGAGATCCACTGCACCCTTCTGCCCGCCCTGCAGGAGAACACGCCCAACTACTTCGACACGTCGCAGCCCAGGATGCGGGAGACAGCCTTCGAGGAGGACGTGCAGCTGCCGCGGGCCTATATGGAGAACAAGGCCTTCTCCATGGATGAACACAATGCAGGTAAAGTGGGCACCGCCCGGCTGGGTCAGAGCATCTCAAAAGACGCTCTTCTTCCTCTGCA cctgggtgacagagtgagactctgtctcaaaaaaaaaaaaaaaaagaacacagattCCTTGCCTGGGTCCCAATGCTGA
- the GPRC5B gene encoding G-protein coupled receptor family C group 5 member B isoform X2 translates to MSLEASSGQIPRMFVASERKMRAHQVLTFLLLFVITSVASENASTSRGCGLDLLPQYVSLCDLDAIWGIVVEAVAGAGALITLLLMLILLVRLPFIKEKEKKSPVGLHFLFLLGTLGLFGLTFAFIIQEDETICSVRRFLWGVLFALCFSCLLSQAWRVRRLVRHGTGPAGWQLVGLALCLMLVQVIIAVEWLVLTVLRDTRPACAYEPMDFVMALIYDMVLLVVTLGLALFTLCGKFKRWKLNGAFLLITAFLSVLIWVAWMTMYLFGNVKLQQGDAWNDPTLAITLAASGWVFVIFHAIPEIHCTLLPALQENTPNYFDTSQPRMRETAFEEDVQLPRAYMENKAFSMDEHNAALRTAGFPNGSLGKRPSGSLGKRPSAPFRSNVYQPTEMAVVLNGGTIPTAPPSHTGRHLW, encoded by the exons AATGTTCGTGGCATCAGAGAGAAAGATGAGAGCTCACCAGGTGCTCAccttcctcctgctctttgtGATCACCTCGGTGGCCTCTGAAAACGCCAGCACGTCCCGAGGGTGCGGGCTGGACCTCCTCCCTCAGTACGTGTCCCTGTGCGACCTGGACGCCATCTGGGGCATCGTGGTGGAGGCGGTGGCCGGGGCGGGCGCCCTGATCACACTGCTCCTGATGCTCATCCTCCTGGTGCGGCTGCCCTTCatcaaggagaaggagaagaagagccCCGTGGGCCTccactttctcttcctcctggggaccctgggcctcTTCGGGCTGACATTCGCCTTCATCATCCAGGAGGACGAGACCATCTGCTCCGTCCGCCGCTTCCTCTGGGGCGTCCTCTTTGCGCTCTGCTTCTCCTGCCTGCTGAGCCAGGCGTGGCGCGTGCGGAGGCTGGTGCGGCACGGCACGGGCCCCGCGGGCTGGCAGCTGGTGGGCCTGGCGCTGTGCCTGATGCTGGTACAAGTCATCATCGCTGTGGAGTGGCTGGTGCTCACCGTGCTGCGCGACACGAGGCCGGCCTGCGCCTATGAGCCCATGGACTTTGTGATGGCCCTCATCTACGACATGGTACTGCTGGTGGTCACCCTGGGGCTGGCCCTCTTCACTCTGTGCGGCAAGTTCAAGAGGTGGAAGCTGAATGGGGCCTTCCTCCTCATCACAGCCTTCCTCTCTGTGCTCATCTGGGTGGCCTGGATGACCATGTACCTCTTCGGCAATGTCAAGCTGCAGCAGGGAGATGCCTGGAACGACCCCACCTTGGCCATCACGCTGGCGGCCAGCGGCTGGGTCTTCGTCATCTTCCACGCCATCCCTGAGATCCACTGCACCCTTCTGCCCGCCCTGCAGGAGAACACGCCCAACTACTTCGACACGTCGCAGCCCAGGATGCGGGAGACAGCCTTCGAGGAGGACGTGCAGCTGCCGCGGGCCTATATGGAGAACAAGGCCTTCTCCATGGATGAACACAATGCAG ctctccGAACAGCAGGATTTCCCAACGGCAGCTTGGGAAAAAGACCGAGTGGCAGCTTGGGGAAAAGACCCAGCGCTCCGTTTAGAAGCAACGTGTATCAGCCAACTGAGATGGCCGTCGTGCTCAACGGTGGCACT ATCCCAACTGCTCCGCCAAGTCACACAGGAAGACACCTTTGGTGA
- the GPRC5B gene encoding G-protein coupled receptor family C group 5 member B isoform X6, whose translation MFVASERKMRAHQVLTFLLLFVITSVASENASTSRGCGLDLLPQYVSLCDLDAIWGIVVEAVAGAGALITLLLMLILLVRLPFIKEKEKKSPVGLHFLFLLGTLGLFGLTFAFIIQEDETICSVRRFLWGVLFALCFSCLLSQAWRVRRLVRHGTGPAGWQLVGLALCLMLVQVIIAVEWLVLTVLRDTRPACAYEPMDFVMALIYDMVLLVVTLGLALFTLCGKFKRWKLNGAFLLITAFLSVLIWVAWMTMYLFGNVKLQQGDAWNDPTLAITLAASGWVFVIFHAIPEIHCTLLPALQENTPNYFDTSQPRMRETAFEEDVQLPRAYMENKAFSMDEHNAGKVGTARLGQSISKDALLPLHLSDRVRLHLKQTNKQKKTMLAHL comes from the exons ATGTTCGTGGCATCAGAGAGAAAGATGAGAGCTCACCAGGTGCTCAccttcctcctgctctttgtGATCACCTCGGTGGCCTCTGAAAACGCCAGCACGTCCCGAGGGTGCGGGCTGGACCTCCTCCCTCAGTACGTGTCCCTGTGCGACCTGGACGCCATCTGGGGCATCGTGGTGGAGGCGGTGGCCGGGGCGGGCGCCCTGATCACACTGCTCCTGATGCTCATCCTCCTGGTGCGGCTGCCCTTCatcaaggagaaggagaagaagagccCCGTGGGCCTccactttctcttcctcctggggaccctgggcctcTTCGGGCTGACATTCGCCTTCATCATCCAGGAGGACGAGACCATCTGCTCCGTCCGCCGCTTCCTCTGGGGCGTCCTCTTTGCGCTCTGCTTCTCCTGCCTGCTGAGCCAGGCGTGGCGCGTGCGGAGGCTGGTGCGGCACGGCACGGGCCCCGCGGGCTGGCAGCTGGTGGGCCTGGCGCTGTGCCTGATGCTGGTACAAGTCATCATCGCTGTGGAGTGGCTGGTGCTCACCGTGCTGCGCGACACGAGGCCGGCCTGCGCCTATGAGCCCATGGACTTTGTGATGGCCCTCATCTACGACATGGTACTGCTGGTGGTCACCCTGGGGCTGGCCCTCTTCACTCTGTGCGGCAAGTTCAAGAGGTGGAAGCTGAATGGGGCCTTCCTCCTCATCACAGCCTTCCTCTCTGTGCTCATCTGGGTGGCCTGGATGACCATGTACCTCTTCGGCAATGTCAAGCTGCAGCAGGGAGATGCCTGGAACGACCCCACCTTGGCCATCACGCTGGCGGCCAGCGGCTGGGTCTTCGTCATCTTCCACGCCATCCCTGAGATCCACTGCACCCTTCTGCCCGCCCTGCAGGAGAACACGCCCAACTACTTCGACACGTCGCAGCCCAGGATGCGGGAGACAGCCTTCGAGGAGGACGTGCAGCTGCCGCGGGCCTATATGGAGAACAAGGCCTTCTCCATGGATGAACACAATGCAGGTAAAGTGGGCACCGCCCGGCTGGGTCAGAGCATCTCAAAAGACGCTCTTCTTCCTCTGCA cctgagcgacagagtgagactccatctcaaacaaacaaacaaacaaaaaaaaacaatgcttGCTCACTTGTGA
- the GPRC5B gene encoding G-protein coupled receptor family C group 5 member B isoform X7, with protein sequence MFVASERKMRAHQVLTFLLLFVITSVASENASTSRGCGLDLLPQYVSLCDLDAIWGIVVEAVAGAGALITLLLMLILLVRLPFIKEKEKKSPVGLHFLFLLGTLGLFGLTFAFIIQEDETICSVRRFLWGVLFALCFSCLLSQAWRVRRLVRHGTGPAGWQLVGLALCLMLVQVIIAVEWLVLTVLRDTRPACAYEPMDFVMALIYDMVLLVVTLGLALFTLCGKFKRWKLNGAFLLITAFLSVLIWVAWMTMYLFGNVKLQQGDAWNDPTLAITLAASGWVFVIFHAIPEIHCTLLPALQENTPNYFDTSQPRMRETAFEEDVQLPRAYMENKAFSMDEHNAGKVGTARLGQSISKDALLPLHPCYLGG encoded by the exons ATGTTCGTGGCATCAGAGAGAAAGATGAGAGCTCACCAGGTGCTCAccttcctcctgctctttgtGATCACCTCGGTGGCCTCTGAAAACGCCAGCACGTCCCGAGGGTGCGGGCTGGACCTCCTCCCTCAGTACGTGTCCCTGTGCGACCTGGACGCCATCTGGGGCATCGTGGTGGAGGCGGTGGCCGGGGCGGGCGCCCTGATCACACTGCTCCTGATGCTCATCCTCCTGGTGCGGCTGCCCTTCatcaaggagaaggagaagaagagccCCGTGGGCCTccactttctcttcctcctggggaccctgggcctcTTCGGGCTGACATTCGCCTTCATCATCCAGGAGGACGAGACCATCTGCTCCGTCCGCCGCTTCCTCTGGGGCGTCCTCTTTGCGCTCTGCTTCTCCTGCCTGCTGAGCCAGGCGTGGCGCGTGCGGAGGCTGGTGCGGCACGGCACGGGCCCCGCGGGCTGGCAGCTGGTGGGCCTGGCGCTGTGCCTGATGCTGGTACAAGTCATCATCGCTGTGGAGTGGCTGGTGCTCACCGTGCTGCGCGACACGAGGCCGGCCTGCGCCTATGAGCCCATGGACTTTGTGATGGCCCTCATCTACGACATGGTACTGCTGGTGGTCACCCTGGGGCTGGCCCTCTTCACTCTGTGCGGCAAGTTCAAGAGGTGGAAGCTGAATGGGGCCTTCCTCCTCATCACAGCCTTCCTCTCTGTGCTCATCTGGGTGGCCTGGATGACCATGTACCTCTTCGGCAATGTCAAGCTGCAGCAGGGAGATGCCTGGAACGACCCCACCTTGGCCATCACGCTGGCGGCCAGCGGCTGGGTCTTCGTCATCTTCCACGCCATCCCTGAGATCCACTGCACCCTTCTGCCCGCCCTGCAGGAGAACACGCCCAACTACTTCGACACGTCGCAGCCCAGGATGCGGGAGACAGCCTTCGAGGAGGACGTGCAGCTGCCGCGGGCCTATATGGAGAACAAGGCCTTCTCCATGGATGAACACAATGCAGGTAAAGTGGGCACCGCCCGGCTGGGTCAGAGCATCTCAAAAGACGCTCTTCTTCCTCTGCA tccctgctacttgggaggctga
- the GPRC5B gene encoding G-protein coupled receptor family C group 5 member B isoform X4, protein MFVASERKMRAHQVLTFLLLFVITSVASENASTSRGCGLDLLPQYVSLCDLDAIWGIVVEAVAGAGALITLLLMLILLVRLPFIKEKEKKSPVGLHFLFLLGTLGLFGLTFAFIIQEDETICSVRRFLWGVLFALCFSCLLSQAWRVRRLVRHGTGPAGWQLVGLALCLMLVQVIIAVEWLVLTVLRDTRPACAYEPMDFVMALIYDMVLLVVTLGLALFTLCGKFKRWKLNGAFLLITAFLSVLIWVAWMTMYLFGNVKLQQGDAWNDPTLAITLAASGWVFVIFHAIPEIHCTLLPALQENTPNYFDTSQPRMRETAFEEDVQLPRAYMENKAFSMDEHNAALRTAGFPNGSLGKRPSGSLGKRPSAPFRSNVYQPTEMAVVLNGGTIPTAPPSHTGRHLW, encoded by the exons ATGTTCGTGGCATCAGAGAGAAAGATGAGAGCTCACCAGGTGCTCAccttcctcctgctctttgtGATCACCTCGGTGGCCTCTGAAAACGCCAGCACGTCCCGAGGGTGCGGGCTGGACCTCCTCCCTCAGTACGTGTCCCTGTGCGACCTGGACGCCATCTGGGGCATCGTGGTGGAGGCGGTGGCCGGGGCGGGCGCCCTGATCACACTGCTCCTGATGCTCATCCTCCTGGTGCGGCTGCCCTTCatcaaggagaaggagaagaagagccCCGTGGGCCTccactttctcttcctcctggggaccctgggcctcTTCGGGCTGACATTCGCCTTCATCATCCAGGAGGACGAGACCATCTGCTCCGTCCGCCGCTTCCTCTGGGGCGTCCTCTTTGCGCTCTGCTTCTCCTGCCTGCTGAGCCAGGCGTGGCGCGTGCGGAGGCTGGTGCGGCACGGCACGGGCCCCGCGGGCTGGCAGCTGGTGGGCCTGGCGCTGTGCCTGATGCTGGTACAAGTCATCATCGCTGTGGAGTGGCTGGTGCTCACCGTGCTGCGCGACACGAGGCCGGCCTGCGCCTATGAGCCCATGGACTTTGTGATGGCCCTCATCTACGACATGGTACTGCTGGTGGTCACCCTGGGGCTGGCCCTCTTCACTCTGTGCGGCAAGTTCAAGAGGTGGAAGCTGAATGGGGCCTTCCTCCTCATCACAGCCTTCCTCTCTGTGCTCATCTGGGTGGCCTGGATGACCATGTACCTCTTCGGCAATGTCAAGCTGCAGCAGGGAGATGCCTGGAACGACCCCACCTTGGCCATCACGCTGGCGGCCAGCGGCTGGGTCTTCGTCATCTTCCACGCCATCCCTGAGATCCACTGCACCCTTCTGCCCGCCCTGCAGGAGAACACGCCCAACTACTTCGACACGTCGCAGCCCAGGATGCGGGAGACAGCCTTCGAGGAGGACGTGCAGCTGCCGCGGGCCTATATGGAGAACAAGGCCTTCTCCATGGATGAACACAATGCAG ctctccGAACAGCAGGATTTCCCAACGGCAGCTTGGGAAAAAGACCGAGTGGCAGCTTGGGGAAAAGACCCAGCGCTCCGTTTAGAAGCAACGTGTATCAGCCAACTGAGATGGCCGTCGTGCTCAACGGTGGCACT ATCCCAACTGCTCCGCCAAGTCACACAGGAAGACACCTTTGGTGA
- the GPRC5B gene encoding G-protein coupled receptor family C group 5 member B isoform X3: MFVASERKMRAHQVLTFLLLFVITSVASENASTSRGCGLDLLPQYVSLCDLDAIWGIVVEAVAGAGALITLLLMLILLVRLPFIKEKEKKSPVGLHFLFLLGTLGLFGLTFAFIIQEDETICSVRRFLWGVLFALCFSCLLSQAWRVRRLVRHGTGPAGWQLVGLALCLMLVQVIIAVEWLVLTVLRDTRPACAYEPMDFVMALIYDMVLLVVTLGLALFTLCGKFKRWKLNGAFLLITAFLSVLIWVAWMTMYLFGNVKLQQGDAWNDPTLAITLAASGWVFVIFHAIPEIHCTLLPALQENTPNYFDTSQPRMRETAFEEDVQLPRAYMENKAFSMDEHNAALRTAGFPNGSLGKRPSGSLGKRPSAPFRSNVYQPTEMAVVLNGGTEMVTHPRSLESFGAF, encoded by the exons ATGTTCGTGGCATCAGAGAGAAAGATGAGAGCTCACCAGGTGCTCAccttcctcctgctctttgtGATCACCTCGGTGGCCTCTGAAAACGCCAGCACGTCCCGAGGGTGCGGGCTGGACCTCCTCCCTCAGTACGTGTCCCTGTGCGACCTGGACGCCATCTGGGGCATCGTGGTGGAGGCGGTGGCCGGGGCGGGCGCCCTGATCACACTGCTCCTGATGCTCATCCTCCTGGTGCGGCTGCCCTTCatcaaggagaaggagaagaagagccCCGTGGGCCTccactttctcttcctcctggggaccctgggcctcTTCGGGCTGACATTCGCCTTCATCATCCAGGAGGACGAGACCATCTGCTCCGTCCGCCGCTTCCTCTGGGGCGTCCTCTTTGCGCTCTGCTTCTCCTGCCTGCTGAGCCAGGCGTGGCGCGTGCGGAGGCTGGTGCGGCACGGCACGGGCCCCGCGGGCTGGCAGCTGGTGGGCCTGGCGCTGTGCCTGATGCTGGTACAAGTCATCATCGCTGTGGAGTGGCTGGTGCTCACCGTGCTGCGCGACACGAGGCCGGCCTGCGCCTATGAGCCCATGGACTTTGTGATGGCCCTCATCTACGACATGGTACTGCTGGTGGTCACCCTGGGGCTGGCCCTCTTCACTCTGTGCGGCAAGTTCAAGAGGTGGAAGCTGAATGGGGCCTTCCTCCTCATCACAGCCTTCCTCTCTGTGCTCATCTGGGTGGCCTGGATGACCATGTACCTCTTCGGCAATGTCAAGCTGCAGCAGGGAGATGCCTGGAACGACCCCACCTTGGCCATCACGCTGGCGGCCAGCGGCTGGGTCTTCGTCATCTTCCACGCCATCCCTGAGATCCACTGCACCCTTCTGCCCGCCCTGCAGGAGAACACGCCCAACTACTTCGACACGTCGCAGCCCAGGATGCGGGAGACAGCCTTCGAGGAGGACGTGCAGCTGCCGCGGGCCTATATGGAGAACAAGGCCTTCTCCATGGATGAACACAATGCAG ctctccGAACAGCAGGATTTCCCAACGGCAGCTTGGGAAAAAGACCGAGTGGCAGCTTGGGGAAAAGACCCAGCGCTCCGTTTAGAAGCAACGTGTATCAGCCAACTGAGATGGCCGTCGTGCTCAACGGTGGCACT GAGATGGTTACTCACCCCCGCTCTCTGGAGTCCTTTGGAGCTTTCTGA
- the GPRC5B gene encoding G-protein coupled receptor family C group 5 member B isoform X1, producing MIHGSSLHPAKGTDGTQNERRVFFKKSGEGESSNELFFPSPLGFSRMFVASERKMRAHQVLTFLLLFVITSVASENASTSRGCGLDLLPQYVSLCDLDAIWGIVVEAVAGAGALITLLLMLILLVRLPFIKEKEKKSPVGLHFLFLLGTLGLFGLTFAFIIQEDETICSVRRFLWGVLFALCFSCLLSQAWRVRRLVRHGTGPAGWQLVGLALCLMLVQVIIAVEWLVLTVLRDTRPACAYEPMDFVMALIYDMVLLVVTLGLALFTLCGKFKRWKLNGAFLLITAFLSVLIWVAWMTMYLFGNVKLQQGDAWNDPTLAITLAASGWVFVIFHAIPEIHCTLLPALQENTPNYFDTSQPRMRETAFEEDVQLPRAYMENKAFSMDEHNAALRTAGFPNGSLGKRPSGSLGKRPSAPFRSNVYQPTEMAVVLNGGTEMVTHPRSLESFGAF from the exons ATGATTCATGGTTcttcactgcacccagccaagggtACAGATGGGACCCAAAACGAGAGGCGGGTCTTCTTCAAGAAGTCAGGAGAGGGGGAGTCTTCCAATGAATTGTTCTTTCCTTCCCCCCTTGGCTTTTCTAGAATGTTCGTGGCATCAGAGAGAAAGATGAGAGCTCACCAGGTGCTCAccttcctcctgctctttgtGATCACCTCGGTGGCCTCTGAAAACGCCAGCACGTCCCGAGGGTGCGGGCTGGACCTCCTCCCTCAGTACGTGTCCCTGTGCGACCTGGACGCCATCTGGGGCATCGTGGTGGAGGCGGTGGCCGGGGCGGGCGCCCTGATCACACTGCTCCTGATGCTCATCCTCCTGGTGCGGCTGCCCTTCatcaaggagaaggagaagaagagccCCGTGGGCCTccactttctcttcctcctggggaccctgggcctcTTCGGGCTGACATTCGCCTTCATCATCCAGGAGGACGAGACCATCTGCTCCGTCCGCCGCTTCCTCTGGGGCGTCCTCTTTGCGCTCTGCTTCTCCTGCCTGCTGAGCCAGGCGTGGCGCGTGCGGAGGCTGGTGCGGCACGGCACGGGCCCCGCGGGCTGGCAGCTGGTGGGCCTGGCGCTGTGCCTGATGCTGGTACAAGTCATCATCGCTGTGGAGTGGCTGGTGCTCACCGTGCTGCGCGACACGAGGCCGGCCTGCGCCTATGAGCCCATGGACTTTGTGATGGCCCTCATCTACGACATGGTACTGCTGGTGGTCACCCTGGGGCTGGCCCTCTTCACTCTGTGCGGCAAGTTCAAGAGGTGGAAGCTGAATGGGGCCTTCCTCCTCATCACAGCCTTCCTCTCTGTGCTCATCTGGGTGGCCTGGATGACCATGTACCTCTTCGGCAATGTCAAGCTGCAGCAGGGAGATGCCTGGAACGACCCCACCTTGGCCATCACGCTGGCGGCCAGCGGCTGGGTCTTCGTCATCTTCCACGCCATCCCTGAGATCCACTGCACCCTTCTGCCCGCCCTGCAGGAGAACACGCCCAACTACTTCGACACGTCGCAGCCCAGGATGCGGGAGACAGCCTTCGAGGAGGACGTGCAGCTGCCGCGGGCCTATATGGAGAACAAGGCCTTCTCCATGGATGAACACAATGCAG ctctccGAACAGCAGGATTTCCCAACGGCAGCTTGGGAAAAAGACCGAGTGGCAGCTTGGGGAAAAGACCCAGCGCTCCGTTTAGAAGCAACGTGTATCAGCCAACTGAGATGGCCGTCGTGCTCAACGGTGGCACT GAGATGGTTACTCACCCCCGCTCTCTGGAGTCCTTTGGAGCTTTCTGA